One Trichoderma asperellum chromosome 5, complete sequence genomic region harbors:
- a CDS encoding uncharacterized protein (EggNog:ENOG41~TransMembrane:2 (o343-365i381-403o)) produces the protein MVHDESLTAPDLQEPRTRRRHQKSRAGCGICKRRKIKCDERKPCCANCARHGVECDFPRPTATFPQSTNAAPGSPLNQTQEPAANSVVIPDDLAGGTSCQIPVLEAIHLELLHNFTTLTSQTLSGDPVLKNLWRINVPKVGFSHDFVMRSIFALSALHMSLFASEKREFYLNIARSEHGAALREISSVLSHVTAENCSAIYITATLTFIYAWACPRQPGDFFLVSNSGVAEWVFLMQGVRSISETWRTELRQGPFSPMFRLGHSRMEYGSGNYRTSAAWLSSVEHTQLMYLRRTVIQATSDTLAATIYQESIENLETCFCSVLGASSNSSPGQSGNPMSPHDVIGGGALPVAPVVLTSTIYAWLYRMDHGFIELLVRRDSLALVIFAHFCVLIKFLSGCWWMYGWSTHLLQEIWDLLDEEHRLWIRWPIEEIGWRPRV, from the exons ATGGTCCATGACGAATCCCTCACCGCTCCAGATCTACAGGAACCTCGTACCCGTAGACGGCACCAGAAAAGTCGGGCGGGATGCGGGATCtgcaagaggagaaaaattaaa TGTGATGAGAGAAAGCCCTGTTGCGCCAACTGTGCAAGGCATGGTGTCGAGTGTGACTTTCCGAGGCCGACAGCAACTTTCCCTCAGAGCACCAACGCTGCGCCAGGGTCGCCGCTGAACCAGACCCAGGAACCGGCCGCTAATAGCGTTGTGATCCCAGACGACCTCGCCGGAGGGACCTCCTGCCAGATTCCTGTTCTCGAAGCAATCCACCTGGAGCTTTTACACAACTTCACTACGCTGACCAGCCAGACTCTCTCCGGAGACCCGGTGCTCAAGAACCTCTGGCGCATCAACGTTCCCAAGGTTGGATTCAGCCATGATTTCGTGATGCGCAGCATTTTCGCCCTCTCGGCGTTGCATATGTCGCTCTTCGCGAGCGAGAAGAGGGAGTTCTACCTGAACATTGCTCGGTCCGAGCACGGCGCTGCGCTCCGCGAGATCTCTTCTGTACTCTCGCATGTCACGGCCGAGAACTGCTCCGCCATCTACATCACCGCAACTTTGACCTTCATCTACGCATGGGCTTGCCCCCGCCAGCCCGGCGACTTCTTCCTCGTTAGTAACTCCGGCGTGGCTGAGTGGGTTTTTCTCATGCAAGGGGTGCGAAGCATATCCGAAACTTGGCGGACGGAACTACGGCAGGGGCCGTTCAGCCCCATGTTCCGGCTCGGCCACAGTCGTATGGAGTATGGAAGCGGAAATTACCGTACGTCAGCAGCGTGGCTTTCGAGCGTCGAACACACACAGCTAATGTACCTGCGGCGGACTGTCATACAAGCCACCTCAGACACCCTGGCCGCCACCATCTACCAGGAAAGTATTGAAAATCTTGAGACGTGCTTTTGTTCTGTCCTTGGCGCCTCGAGTAACTCGTCACCAGGGCAGAGCGGCAACCCAATGTCGCCACACGACGTGATAGGTGGGGGAGCTCTACCCGTGGCACCCGTGGTTTTGACATCGACTATCTATGCCTGGCTGTACAGAATGGATCATGGCTTCATCGAGCTCCTGGTGCGGCGAGACTCGTTGGCACTGGTCATATTTGCTCATTTCTGCGTTTTGATCAAGTTTCTTAGCGGCTGTTGGTGGATGTACGGGTGGTCGACGCATCTTTTGCAGGAGATCTGGGATCTTTTGGACGAGGAGCACAGGTTGTGGATCCGCTGGCCAATAGAGGAGATAGGGTGGAGGCCAAGAGTTTGA
- a CDS encoding uncharacterized protein (EggNog:ENOG41) encodes MADKLPGPIIPQAVADRQPVGDNMSLRDIKRSMKKDPDGHGISSLGYDGVLRTFDNERNILDAVGLNPTQIREYYDGLPMPERLLTADGRNISRWDMFHPDAENIPRKFTEEDRAKTRAYNEELERRGVTCCVPRKSADDGEPEY; translated from the exons ATGGCTGACAAACTGCCA GGCCCGATCATACCCCAAGCCGTCGCAGACCGACAGCCTGTGGGCGACAACATGTCTCTGCGCGACATAAAAAGATCGATGAAGAAGGATCCAGACGGACATGGCATAAGTTCATTGGGCTACGATGGTGTGCTTCGCACTTTTGACAACGAACGGAATATTCTTGATGCAGTTGGCCTCAATCCAACGCAGATCAGAGAATATTACGATGGTCTACCGATGCCCGAGAGATTGCTCACCGCCGACGGCCGCAACATATCCCGTTGGGATATGTTCCACCCCGATGCGGAGAATATTCCCAGGAAGTTTACAGAAGAGGATAGAGCCAAAACTCGGGCATATAACGAGGAGTTGGAAAGGCGCGGAGTTACTTGCTGTGTTCCGCGCAAGTCAGCAGACGACGGTGAACCTGAGTACTAA
- a CDS encoding uncharacterized protein (EggNog:ENOG41~TransMembrane:7 (o25-43i50-69o85-105i126-144o164-188i208-225o245-263i)): MSSSASSDSSSAGGFSLYHYYPNKGAASAFVALFIISALAHLYKLSRYRVWYFLPFITGLIFEAVGYLGRNISAGESPNWRTGPYVLQSLTLLLGPTLLAASIYMTLGRLIRLLHADMYSLIRTTWLTKVFLFGDVSSFFIQSAGGGMLANAKTKSSIDLGENIITGGLIFQVIFFGFFMVVACVFHWRIIRAPTPTSLTIAVPWQRFLFVLYAASILIMVRSVFRVAEFSGGFSGPLQSSETYIYIFDATLMFITSGLFIICHPGRIMVSESKGSIPLSDSVSYSYTETYP, encoded by the exons atgtcatcatcagcatcgagTGACTCCAGCTCTGCTGGAGGTTTTTCTTTGTATCACTACTATCCCAACAAGGGAGCTGCAAGCGCCTTTGTCGCCCTTTTCATTATATCTGCTCTCGCACACCTATACAAGCTATCTCGGTACAGAGTGTGGTACTTCCTCCCCTTTATCACTGGATTAATAT TTGAAGCTGTCGGCTACTTGGGAAGGAATATATCTGCAGGAGAGTCACCGAATTGGAGAACGGGCCCGTATGTCCTTCAAAGTCTAACGTTGCTTCTTGGACCGACACTGCTTGCAGCGTCCATCTATATGACGCTGGGCCGCCTAATTCGTCTCCTGCATGCTGACATGTACTCACTCATCCGGACGACGTGGCTGACAAAGGTCTTCCTTTTTGGTGATGtatcctctttcttcattcAATCTGCAG GAGGCGGCATGCTCGCCAACGCCAAAACGAAGTCTTCCATAGACTTGGGCGAGAATATCATCACAGGTGGTCTCATATTCcaagtcatcttcttcggctttTTCATGGTCGTTGCCTGCGTCTTCCACTGGCGTATCATTCGCGCCCCCACCCCGACTTCACTCACTATTGCTGTTCCATGGCAGCGTTTCCTCTTCGTTTTGTATGCTGCCAGCATCCTCATCATGGTACGATCTGTGTTTCGTGTCGCCGAGTTTTCTGGCGGATTTTCTGGTCCTCTGCAGTCGAGCGAGACttacatatatatttttgATGCCACGCTCATGTTCATTACGTCTGGCCTTTTCATTATCTGCCATCCAGGACGCATCATGGTGTCAGAGAGTAAAGGAAGCATCCCCTTGTCAGATAGTGTTAGCTATAGTTACACAGAGACCTATCCGTGA
- a CDS encoding uncharacterized protein (SECRETED:SignalP(1-20)), producing MQANLFGILAITAAFSTVQSAPVETAEGQLTQGQVNGTQTNEAYINEAHVNEADVDDVIRLLRSRRGSALGRKLLISAQERGREIFSRGLAGIIPATQTLSVSDIDVLNAIFTLHRVAIYTRDAISV from the exons ATGCAAGCCAACCTCTTTGGGATCCTCGCTATCACTGCCGCGTTTTCGACGGTGCAGTCCGCCCCAGTAGAGACTGCTGAGGGGCAGCTCACCCAGGGGCAGGTTAACGGAACTCAGACTAATGAGGCTTACATTAACGAGGCTCATGTCAATGAGGCTGATGTCGACGATGTA ATCCGTCTTCTCAGGTCCCGCAGAGGATCTGCGTTAGGGAGGAAGCTCCTTATATCAGCacaagagagagggagggagataTTTTCGCGCGGTCTTGCAGGGATTATTCCTGCTACACAGACTCTTAGTGTATCCGATATAGATGTCTTGAATGCAATCTTTACTTTACACCGTGTGGCGATTTATACACGCGATGCTATTAGCGTATAG
- a CDS encoding uncharacterized protein (SECRETED:SignalP(1-20)) produces the protein MQANLFGILAITAAFSTVQSAPVETAEGQLTQGQVNGTQTNEAYINEAHVNEADVDDVVPQRICVREEAPYISTREREGDIFARSCRDYSCYTDS, from the exons ATGCAAGCCAACCTCTTTGGGATCCTCGCTATCACTGCCGCGTTTTCGACGGTGCAGTCCGCCCCAGTAGAGACTGCTGAGGGGCAGCTCACCCAGGGGCAGGTTAACGGAACTCAGACTAATGAGGCTTACATTAACGAGGCTCATGTCAATGAGGCTGATGTCGACGATGTA GTCCCGCAGAGGATCTGCGTTAGGGAGGAAGCTCCTTATATCAGCacaagagagagggagggagataTTTTCGCGCGGTCTTGCAGGGATTATTCCTGCTACACAGACTCTTAG